The following are encoded in a window of Geotrypetes seraphini chromosome 5, aGeoSer1.1, whole genome shotgun sequence genomic DNA:
- the UTP14A gene encoding U3 small nucleolar RNA-associated protein 14 homolog A isoform X2 has protein sequence MAKEEDLFYSEHPVSGSEDEGGSDEERKHHKLLEAIASLDGKKRKKLGERTEASLHVSEFSVSSEGASDKIELSELLQPMKVSSSLKKQLNKVKQKAAVELPLSKEETQRIQRQVAYEKASKAITKWDRVVLQNRRADQLVFPLNQEPLVVKPIEEVLTTWQARTPLEQEIFNILHKNKQPLTDPLLTPMEEASLKAMSLEEAKLRRAELQKARALQSYYEAKARREKKIKSKKYHKVQKKGKQKEALKEFETLKMKNPEAALEELQKMERIRIEERMSLKHQNSGKWARSKAIMAKYDQEARQAMQEQLAKNKELTKKLQVVSDSDEAEVEEETLVPASINEVQLSADSSNPWMLGKLGSDAKDSGIEEELQEPPILSDTGTKNIEEEEKELELSEEETLLQEFEERCHLRKQQQKVEDGEMEQSNDDMDPEEGQTSDLEDNIKDQQMLASKDLDHSGKPEELERSPTCAMSSDVNGLEKIADEPSVREEGPFLMEQLQRVQTVEEVGALGGEEWAGGEEEQINPLRREEQQQTVTTVPGEKKKRKKSSLINLKSVLSASSHTIKTPTLPTTVEEEEEEEGNQKLIIKEAFAGDDVIKDFLKEKRNSEQAGKPKNIDLTLPGWGEWGGTGLKPSTKKRKRFLIRAAPGPPRKDSKLPNVIINEKRDLLATAHQVNELPFPFDNCRQFQSSIRTPIGATWNTQYAFQRLTVPRVITKLGHVIAPMADEDTFLSTQTSQQTKPAYALNPRKPRTRR, from the exons GTGCCAGTGACAAGATTGAACTCTCTGAACTGCTTCAGCctatgaaggtctcgtcgtcatTGAAGAAACAACTGAATAAAGTGAAGCAGAAGGCGGCAGTTGAGTTGCCTCTCAGCAAAGAAGAGACACAGAGG ATCCAGAGGCAAGTGGCTTATGAAAAGGCCTCTAAAGCCATTACTAAGTGGGATAGGGTAGTTCTGCAGAACCGGAGAGCAGATCAGCTGGTGTTCCCACTGAACCAGGAGCCACTTGTAGTTAAACCCATAGAAGAAGTGCTGACCACCTGGCAG GCACGCACTCCACTGGAACAAGAAATTTTTAACATCTTACATAAGAATAAGCAGCCATTAACAGATCCCCTGCTAACACCAATGGAGGAGGCATCACTGAAAGCCATGAGTTTGGAGGAG GCAAAGCTACGTCGGGCAGAACTGCAGAAGGCTAGAGCACTTCAGTCCTATTATGAAGCCAAGGCCAGAAGAGAGAAGaagattaaaagcaaaaa GTATCACAAGGTACAGAAGAAAGGCAAGCAGAAGGAGGCCTTAAAGGAGTTTGAAACGTTGAAGATGAAGAATCCAGAAGCTGCTTTGGAAGAATTGCAGAAAATGGAGAGAATTCGAATAGAG GAGCGAATGTCCCTGAAGCACCAGAACAGTGGCAAATGGGCCCGATCTAAGGCGATTATGGCAAAGTACGACCAAGAG GCCCGTCAAGCAATGCAGGAACAATTGGCTAAGAATAAAGAGCTGACCAAGAAGCTCCAGGTGGTGTCTGATAGTGATGAAGCAGAAGTGGAGGAAGAGACACTGGTCCCTGCCTCCATCAATGAAGTGCAACTGAGTGCTGACAGCTCAAATCCCTGGATGCTAGGAAAACTTGGAAGTGATGCAAAGGATTCTGGCATAGAAGAGGAACTCCAGGAGCCTCCTATTTTGAGTGACACAGGAACTAAGAACATTGAAGAGGAGGAAAAGGAGTTGGAACTGTCTGAAGAAGAAACTCTTCTACAAGAATTTGAGGAAAGATGTCATCTTAGGAAACAGCAGCAGAAAGTGGAAGATGGCGAAATGGAACAGTCCAATGATGACATGG ATCCTGAAGAGGGGCAAACATCTGATCTTGAAGATAACATAAAAGATCAACAAATGTTAGCATCTAAAGATCTGGATCACAGTGGGAAGCCTGAGGAATTGGAGAGGAGTCCAACCTGTGCAATGTCGTCTGATGTTAATGGACTAGAGAAAATAGCAGATGAGCCCTCTGTGAGGGAGGAGGGCCCCTTCCTAATGGAGCAGCTGCAAAGAGTACAAACCGTGGAGGAAGTAGGAGCACTTGGCGGAGAGGAGTGGGCAGGAGGTGAGGAGGAACAGATAAATCCACTTAGGCGAGAGGAGCAACAGCAGACAGTGACCACTGTTCctggggaaaaaaagaagagaaaaaaaagtagCCTAATTAACTTGAAAAGTGTACTCTCTGcttcatcacatacaattaaaaCCCCCACGTTGCCTACGACAGTGGAGGAAGAG GAGGAAGAAGAAGGCAATCAAAAGCTGATCATTAAGGAGGCCTTTGCAggtgatgatgtcatcaaggacttcttgaaggagaaacgCAACTCTGAGCAAGCAGGGAAGCCCAAGAACATAGACCTGACTTTGCCAGGCTGGGGCGAGTGGGGTGGCACAGGATTGAAACCCAGTACTAAAAAAAGGAAGAG GTTTCTTATTAGAGCTGCACCAGGCCCTCCGAGAAAAGACAGCAAGCTTCCAAATGTCATTATAAATGAGAAACGAGATCTGTTGGCAACAGCCCACCAG GTGAATGAACTCCCTTTCCCCTTCGACAACTGTAGGCAGTTCCAGAGTAGCATCCGTACACCCATTGGTGCTACATGGAACACACAATATGCCTTCCAACGGCTGACCGTACCGCGTGTCATCACCAAACTGGGACATGTAATAGCACCCATGGCAGATGAGGACACATTCCTGAGCACTCAAACTTCCCAGCAAACTAAGCCTGCCTATGCACTGAACCCACGAAAGCCCCGTACCCGTCGATAG